The following coding sequences are from one Hymenobacter sp. DG25A window:
- a CDS encoding T9SS type A sorting domain-containing protein — translation MKTFTSLMALAILLVGVQAASAQTKPAAKPAAKPAAKAPAKPAVKPAASVAKPAAAKATPAKPAPVAAAAPAAPALISDTDNAAPAAASTDALKVRIESNPITKRLVVRTNATGPTRVEVNDDAGRPVLTRDIVAGDAAAVLDVSRLPAGSYIVQCTSGERRGMRRVVLGQ, via the coding sequence ATGAAAACATTTACTTCGCTGATGGCGCTGGCCATTCTTTTGGTAGGAGTCCAAGCTGCTTCAGCTCAGACGAAGCCCGCCGCTAAGCCTGCTGCCAAACCGGCCGCTAAGGCTCCGGCAAAACCTGCAGTAAAGCCTGCGGCCTCGGTGGCCAAGCCGGCCGCAGCTAAGGCAACCCCGGCTAAGCCAGCTCCCGTTGCTGCAGCAGCCCCGGCCGCCCCGGCTCTCATTTCAGATACCGATAACGCTGCGCCTGCCGCCGCCTCTACCGACGCGCTGAAGGTGCGCATCGAAAGTAACCCCATTACCAAGCGCCTGGTAGTGCGGACCAATGCCACCGGTCCTACCCGCGTGGAGGTGAACGATGATGCGGGTCGTCCGGTGCTGACCCGGGATATTGTAGCCGGCGACGCGGCCGCGGTGCTGGATGTCAGCCGCCTGCCCGCCGGTAGCTATATTGTGCAGTGCACCTCCGGGGAGCGGCGCGGAATGCGCCGCGTAGTGCTCGGTCAATAG
- a CDS encoding NAD(P)/FAD-dependent oxidoreductase, with protein MAQRLFSYWEHQTFLDAYDVVIVGGGIVGLTAAIFTRRLRPTARVCVLERDLLPNGASTKNAGFACFGSISELIEQEKKSGTAALLQVVQARWQGLALLRELLGDEALCYEGVGGYELFRPEDAALAHTCREKLGYYNQLLAPIIGTADIFRDATAQIPELGFAGVDMMLENTAEGCLDSGRMMHRLLQLAWQEGVTVLHGCPVTALESRAADVRLETGLGPMLAGQVLLATNAFTAQFFPELDVQPGRGQVLVTEPIPGLAVRGTFHYDKGYYYFRQIGNRLLLGGGRNLDFAAEATTEPGLTDLVQNRLEQLLNEVILPGQRPRIDYRWSGVMAFGADLEPIIQPLAPGIFGALRCNGMGVAMGAGSGRRAAEMMNR; from the coding sequence ATGGCGCAGCGGCTTTTCTCCTATTGGGAGCACCAGACGTTTCTGGATGCATATGATGTAGTAATTGTAGGAGGCGGTATTGTGGGACTCACAGCCGCCATTTTCACCCGGCGGCTGCGGCCCACGGCCCGCGTGTGCGTACTGGAGCGCGACCTGCTGCCCAACGGAGCCAGTACCAAAAACGCCGGCTTTGCCTGCTTCGGCAGCATTTCGGAGCTCATCGAGCAGGAAAAGAAAAGCGGCACCGCCGCCTTACTGCAAGTGGTGCAGGCCCGCTGGCAGGGTTTGGCCCTGCTGCGGGAGCTGCTCGGGGATGAGGCGCTGTGCTACGAAGGCGTTGGGGGGTATGAGCTTTTTCGACCCGAAGACGCAGCCCTGGCGCACACCTGCCGGGAAAAACTGGGGTACTACAACCAGTTGCTGGCCCCCATTATTGGTACTGCCGATATCTTTCGGGATGCTACGGCCCAAATCCCGGAATTGGGCTTTGCCGGCGTAGATATGATGTTGGAGAATACGGCAGAAGGCTGTCTGGACAGCGGCCGCATGATGCACCGCCTGCTGCAGCTGGCCTGGCAGGAAGGCGTAACGGTGCTGCACGGCTGCCCGGTTACTGCGCTGGAAAGCCGCGCCGCTGATGTACGGCTGGAAACGGGGCTGGGTCCTATGCTGGCCGGGCAGGTGCTGCTGGCCACCAATGCCTTCACGGCGCAGTTTTTCCCGGAGCTGGATGTGCAGCCCGGCCGCGGGCAGGTGCTGGTTACGGAGCCTATTCCTGGCCTTGCCGTACGCGGCACCTTTCATTATGATAAAGGCTACTATTACTTCCGGCAGATAGGCAACCGGCTGCTGCTGGGCGGCGGCCGCAACCTCGACTTTGCCGCCGAAGCTACCACCGAGCCCGGCCTTACCGATCTGGTGCAGAACCGGCTGGAGCAGCTGCTCAATGAAGTTATTCTACCCGGGCAGCGCCCCCGTATCGATTACCGCTGGAGCGGTGTTATGGCGTTTGGCGCTGATCTGGAGCCCATTATACAGCCACTGGCTCCCGGAATCTTCGGGGCTTTGCGCTGCAACGGTATGGGCGTAGCCATGGGCGCCGGGAGCGGGCGCCGGGCCGCCGAAATGATGAACAGGTAG